From the genome of Chitinispirillales bacterium ANBcel5, one region includes:
- a CDS encoding metal ABC transporter substrate-binding protein: MKIILCILVVLMPLTILRAGKLNVVASVPDLGDMAERIGGDKIKVTTLATGREDFHAVPVRPSFLPILNRADILLTLGLDAEHAWLPALVKEARNPKIMKGREGWVEVYKGITVLGIADIIDRSEGEQHPRGNPHYNIGPQCGTVMAQNIYDALSTAAPQHRELFKANLGSYMEEIDSTIIVLKERSSALSGIAVIDYHPDLPYLAEFYDMEIIGHIEPKAGVSPTAAHLRSLEAEARKRDVKLIIHNQSQSPRIPQRLARNLGLPVVEIANAVGAKREIKTWLQLQEYNNRILLEALGADR, from the coding sequence ATGAAAATCATACTTTGTATATTAGTTGTACTTATGCCGCTAACGATTCTCAGAGCAGGTAAACTGAATGTTGTTGCTTCTGTTCCTGATCTGGGCGATATGGCAGAGCGTATCGGTGGGGATAAAATAAAAGTAACTACCCTTGCCACGGGACGTGAAGATTTTCATGCGGTCCCGGTCAGACCAAGTTTTTTGCCCATCCTTAACAGAGCAGATATTCTGCTCACCCTTGGGCTGGATGCGGAACATGCTTGGTTACCTGCTCTTGTGAAAGAAGCCCGTAATCCTAAAATTATGAAAGGAAGAGAGGGGTGGGTAGAGGTGTATAAGGGGATTACTGTTTTAGGTATTGCGGATATTATCGACCGCAGCGAAGGTGAACAGCACCCCAGAGGTAACCCTCATTACAATATAGGACCGCAATGCGGAACTGTTATGGCTCAAAATATCTATGATGCACTATCTACTGCTGCTCCTCAACACAGAGAACTGTTCAAGGCAAATCTTGGTTCCTATATGGAAGAGATTGACAGTACTATCATAGTTCTCAAAGAGCGAAGCTCTGCCCTTAGCGGCATTGCCGTAATTGATTATCACCCTGATCTGCCCTATTTAGCTGAATTTTACGATATGGAAATAATCGGACATATCGAACCCAAAGCAGGTGTTTCACCCACAGCTGCACATTTGAGAAGTCTTGAAGCAGAGGCAAGAAAACGTGACGTAAAGTTGATTATTCATAATCAATCTCAATCACCGAGAATACCGCAAAGGCTGGCGCGCAATCTTGGCCTTCCGGTTGTTGAAATAGCAAATGCGGTGGGTGCTAAAAGAGAGATTAAAACATGGCTTCAGTTGCAGGAATATAATAACCGTATTTTGCTTGAGGCTTTGGGAGCGGATAGATGA
- the nagB gene encoding glucosamine-6-phosphate deaminase, whose translation MEIIITSDYEDMSRVSAEYIAREIKNKHDLVLGLATGDTPIGTYKHLINLHNEEGLDFSKVKSFNLDEYVGLAPLHVNSYNYFMRENFFKHVNINQENVFVPQGHIDDPEQFSFWYESQIQKAGGIDLQVLGIGRDGHIGFNEPGSSFASRTRVKALYKQTIEDNARFFNHIDEVPRFAVTMGIGTILESRKILLIANGRSKADVVAQFIEGPVTSQVTASALQLHCYATVILDEDAASKLTRKEYYNWVRDNKHMVQKRVGR comes from the coding sequence ATGGAGATAATCATCACATCTGATTATGAGGATATGAGCAGAGTTTCAGCCGAATATATTGCAAGAGAGATAAAGAATAAACACGATTTGGTGTTGGGATTGGCTACTGGAGACACACCGATTGGTACTTACAAGCATCTCATTAACCTGCATAATGAAGAAGGGCTGGATTTTTCTAAAGTTAAAAGCTTTAATCTTGACGAATACGTCGGTCTTGCTCCGTTACATGTTAACAGCTATAACTATTTTATGCGGGAGAATTTTTTCAAGCACGTTAATATTAACCAGGAAAATGTGTTTGTACCTCAGGGGCATATTGATGATCCTGAGCAATTTAGTTTTTGGTATGAGTCGCAGATACAGAAAGCTGGTGGTATAGACCTTCAGGTACTGGGCATAGGACGGGATGGTCACATCGGGTTTAACGAACCCGGTTCGTCATTTGCCAGCCGCACAAGGGTAAAGGCTCTCTATAAACAGACAATCGAAGACAATGCGCGGTTTTTCAATCACATTGATGAAGTACCACGTTTTGCGGTAACAATGGGAATTGGAACAATTCTGGAATCACGTAAAATTCTGCTTATCGCGAACGGAAGGAGCAAAGCTGATGTGGTTGCGCAGTTTATTGAAGGCCCCGTGACTTCTCAGGTAACCGCTTCGGCCCTGCAGCTACACTGTTATGCAACGGTAATCCTTGATGAAGACGCTGCTTCAAAGCTTACCAGAAAAGAGTACTACAATTGGGTTCGGGATAACAAACATATGGTACAAAAGAGAGTGGGAAGGTAA
- a CDS encoding ATP-binding cassette domain-containing protein produces the protein MTSSPLLSIRDSSFGYFSGMIFTPVISNISFELASGQFVVLDGSNGCGKSTIIRALLKMGAHFKGDVSLNIPRAEIGYVPQDAAVELSAPITAIDVIKSTFPFGGVSMRTIKYVLNRVGLETKGHNRYGALSGGQRRRVLLARALVSDPRLIILDEPTANIDQATKMVLEELLVELTNSEDKAVLATSHAPHWAKEARRIQLEENVKK, from the coding sequence ATGACCTCATCACCTCTTCTCAGTATCAGGGATTCGAGCTTTGGGTACTTCTCAGGAATGATTTTCACTCCAGTAATCTCTAACATATCTTTCGAGCTTGCTTCCGGACAGTTTGTCGTTTTAGATGGTTCAAATGGATGTGGAAAATCCACTATTATCAGGGCCCTTTTGAAAATGGGAGCCCATTTTAAAGGTGATGTTTCATTAAATATACCCAGAGCTGAGATTGGCTATGTTCCCCAGGATGCCGCTGTGGAGCTTAGTGCTCCTATAACGGCTATAGATGTAATTAAGAGTACTTTCCCCTTTGGGGGTGTATCGATGAGAACTATAAAATATGTATTGAACCGAGTAGGTCTTGAAACTAAAGGTCATAATCGCTACGGTGCTCTCTCCGGGGGGCAACGCCGTCGTGTACTTTTAGCACGAGCCCTTGTTTCTGATCCCAGGTTAATCATACTTGATGAGCCCACTGCAAATATCGATCAAGCTACTAAAATGGTGCTCGAAGAGTTGCTTGTGGAGCTTACTAATTCTGAGGACAAGGCTGTGCTTGCCACATCGCATGCACCACATTGGGCAAAGGAAGCCAGGCGTATACAACTTGAAGAGAATGTAAAAAAATGA
- a CDS encoding metal ABC transporter permease, with protein MSDFLFTFQFVLVPFFVLSVFATILPAVGSALYMRNEVMLAIALPPLTGAALTLGVALGLSPENHIALITFSFIVAFVVVSILGSIRVSRIKRQIILASLFAGGSVMTHLLMSISTQAHNHLSFLLTGELLSLGMWQLIQTAFLCLSVWVLLLFFKNAVFSYCIDEELMRLRTVHFSLFTILYRIIITVLISASVLFIGPLLTSALLIFPALLSDTGKSSISIFFLIAVVMGLTGSITGFIAGVAADIPPAYSASVAIVVLGMVLRTGVVGVGYVKGRRSQRP; from the coding sequence ATGAGTGACTTTCTATTTACCTTTCAGTTTGTTCTTGTACCGTTTTTTGTTTTGTCAGTGTTTGCCACCATTTTACCCGCAGTCGGCTCAGCTCTTTACATGAGAAATGAAGTGATGTTGGCTATCGCTTTGCCTCCGCTGACAGGAGCTGCTTTGACCTTAGGTGTTGCCTTAGGTCTTTCACCAGAAAATCACATTGCTCTTATAACGTTTTCGTTTATCGTAGCTTTTGTTGTTGTGTCAATTCTTGGTAGCATTCGGGTTTCGCGAATAAAGCGCCAGATAATCCTGGCCTCACTGTTTGCCGGTGGAAGTGTAATGACACATCTACTGATGAGTATCTCTACACAAGCCCACAATCATCTAAGCTTTTTACTGACCGGTGAATTGCTTTCCTTAGGAATGTGGCAACTTATCCAAACTGCATTTCTGTGTCTCTCTGTTTGGGTGCTGCTTTTATTCTTCAAAAATGCGGTTTTTTCCTACTGTATTGATGAAGAATTGATGCGTCTGAGGACAGTACACTTCTCCCTGTTCACTATTCTTTACCGGATTATAATTACAGTACTTATCTCTGCTTCAGTTCTCTTTATCGGACCCTTGCTTACATCTGCACTGCTCATCTTTCCGGCGTTACTCTCAGATACAGGGAAGAGCTCGATCAGCATCTTTTTTCTCATCGCGGTAGTAATGGGGCTTACAGGTTCAATCACTGGCTTTATTGCAGGAGTAGCAGCGGATATACCACCCGCTTATAGCGCATCGGTGGCAATTGTAGTTTTGGGCATGGTGCTCAGAACAGGTGTTGTTGGTGTTGGATATGTAAAAGGCCGTCGCTCCCAACGACCCTGA
- a CDS encoding PAS domain S-box protein gives MIKSLVPFYTLKKGVFDTPVIHELLSVLKNSECEKEYTEAQFFEENSKKMLHFNARFMKMGGQVPAIFLLTIEDTTELHQSKHKYHQLVEEISCVIITVDRDGLITKSNHFSERVFGYSCRELMGKRFVGTIIPDDGKNNFFIRELLQSPYEHYHNESEGVRKDGSIINFSWSARAVRDLSGEVVEIIIDGNDVTELKNVRRECEESTSALNALLEFIPEGIMITDSNHVLLRVSRYLEKILGVPVIDLQNSSETALLQKLNLQWPDGLRLNRPGDIPLSKAVITGEVYSGNELALKTNGQTKHLQVDAAPIRDSKFKIIGAIGNWKDLTEQAKVSKSQIYESETKFANFFYSSPALISLMRVEDDKFLDVNDAFCNLTGFSRGELIGHSPLELGITTPEAMERVKQQIVSGGRVYLQDTVMRTKDGETLDLLFSAEVVELGGTKVFISSAVDITERNRSQEELRRAHELLYSIAQGTDDLIAAEDLDFRFLFLNEPFRHDFDKYWGREVKVGMSMLDVMAPWPEEQAKAKKLWGRAMKGEAFREIKEFGPTQEKKQVYDIRFNPLRNSQGQIMGAAQIVRNVTELFRMQWQLEEANHSLESFSYSVSHDLRNPLSIIGSFSHIILEEYAECLDKEGQEYLRRIENGVEKMQRLIDDMLKLSRVSRQEVNRDDVNLSAMVKEITEELKKDHPQREVEFVIEDNVHARADDGMIHMVLENLLRNAFKFTSTRPITRIEFGTTTSNGTKRFFIRDNGIGFDKGSSQIIFEPFRRIHAEKKYGGTGVGLSIVRRVIERHGGKVWAEGEPDKGAVFYFTLP, from the coding sequence GTGATAAAATCGTTGGTTCCATTCTATACGCTTAAAAAGGGGGTTTTTGATACCCCCGTGATTCATGAGCTGCTTAGTGTTTTAAAGAATTCTGAATGTGAAAAAGAATATACAGAGGCGCAATTTTTTGAAGAGAACAGCAAGAAAATGCTGCATTTTAATGCCAGATTTATGAAAATGGGGGGGCAGGTACCCGCCATATTTCTTCTTACAATAGAGGATACAACAGAGTTACATCAATCAAAACATAAGTACCACCAATTGGTTGAAGAGATAAGCTGCGTTATTATTACTGTTGACCGTGATGGTTTAATCACAAAGTCTAACCATTTCAGCGAAAGAGTGTTTGGTTACAGCTGTAGAGAGCTTATGGGAAAGCGGTTTGTAGGTACCATTATACCTGATGATGGAAAAAACAATTTTTTCATAAGAGAACTATTGCAAAGTCCCTATGAGCACTACCACAACGAGAGTGAAGGGGTACGAAAGGACGGCAGCATAATCAACTTTTCCTGGAGTGCAAGAGCTGTACGTGACTTATCAGGAGAGGTGGTTGAAATCATTATTGACGGTAATGATGTCACCGAACTGAAAAATGTACGAAGAGAATGTGAAGAAAGTACCTCTGCGCTAAATGCTTTGCTTGAGTTTATTCCTGAAGGTATCATGATTACCGATTCTAATCATGTGCTGTTGAGAGTCAGTAGGTACCTGGAAAAAATACTAGGTGTACCGGTTATTGACTTACAAAATTCAAGCGAAACTGCATTGCTTCAAAAGCTTAACCTTCAGTGGCCCGATGGATTACGACTGAACCGTCCTGGTGATATACCCCTTTCAAAAGCAGTAATTACCGGTGAAGTGTATAGTGGAAACGAACTGGCACTCAAAACTAACGGGCAAACAAAGCATCTTCAGGTAGATGCGGCCCCGATACGCGATTCAAAATTTAAAATAATAGGAGCCATAGGCAACTGGAAGGATCTAACAGAGCAAGCCAAAGTATCAAAAAGTCAAATTTATGAAAGCGAAACCAAGTTCGCTAATTTTTTTTATAGCAGCCCGGCCTTAATTTCGCTGATGCGTGTTGAGGATGACAAATTTTTGGATGTTAATGATGCTTTCTGTAACCTTACCGGGTTTTCAAGAGGTGAGCTGATTGGGCATTCTCCTCTGGAGCTTGGTATCACCACACCTGAGGCGATGGAGAGAGTAAAACAACAAATCGTTTCAGGAGGCAGAGTATACCTTCAGGATACGGTGATGCGCACCAAAGATGGTGAAACGTTAGATCTGCTCTTTTCCGCTGAAGTTGTTGAGCTGGGGGGCACGAAGGTGTTTATATCTTCTGCTGTGGATATTACAGAACGCAATCGGTCTCAGGAGGAGCTTCGTCGGGCACACGAACTCCTTTACAGCATTGCGCAGGGAACAGATGATCTTATTGCAGCAGAGGATCTGGATTTTCGTTTTCTGTTTTTAAATGAACCATTCAGGCATGATTTCGATAAGTATTGGGGAAGAGAGGTAAAAGTGGGAATGAGTATGTTAGATGTCATGGCACCCTGGCCGGAGGAGCAGGCTAAGGCAAAAAAACTGTGGGGAAGGGCAATGAAAGGAGAAGCCTTTAGGGAGATAAAGGAATTTGGTCCCACACAAGAGAAAAAACAGGTTTATGACATTCGTTTCAATCCCCTTCGCAATAGTCAGGGTCAAATCATGGGCGCAGCACAAATCGTGCGCAATGTAACTGAACTGTTTCGTATGCAGTGGCAGCTCGAAGAAGCTAACCATTCGCTGGAATCCTTCTCCTACTCTGTATCCCATGATCTGCGAAATCCACTAAGTATCATTGGGTCTTTCAGCCACATTATCTTAGAGGAATACGCCGAGTGCTTGGATAAAGAGGGGCAGGAGTACCTGCGCAGGATCGAAAATGGTGTAGAAAAAATGCAGCGGCTTATAGATGATATGCTTAAGCTTTCACGCGTCAGCCGACAAGAGGTAAACCGAGATGATGTTAACCTCAGTGCTATGGTAAAAGAGATTACAGAGGAGCTGAAAAAAGATCATCCCCAAAGAGAAGTGGAGTTTGTTATTGAAGATAATGTACACGCCAGGGCAGATGACGGTATGATACATATGGTACTCGAAAATCTTCTCAGAAATGCCTTTAAATTTACCTCAACACGCCCTATTACCAGAATTGAATTTGGAACAACTACAAGCAATGGCACTAAACGCTTTTTTATCAGGGACAATGGAATAGGGTTTGATAAAGGCTCTTCACAGATCATTTTTGAACCTTTCAGGCGTATACATGCAGAGAAAAAGTATGGTGGTACCGGGGTCGGTTTGTCTATTGTACGAAGAGTTATTGAGCGCCATGGGGGTAAAGTGTGGGCAGAGGGGGAGCCTGATAAAGGGGCTGTGTTTTATTTTACTTTGCCCTAA